TCGTCGGTTCCGGCAGCTGCTTTCCGACGCTAAAGATCTCGGCCTTGCCCCCGCCGGCCCGCCTAATGGCCTCGGCGTCCCGCTCGAGCTCCTCATTCACGCTGGAACCCTTCATTGCGATCATTTTCCCTCCCTTGGACAGCAGGGGAAGGGACCAGCCGGCGAGCTTGCCCAGCGGCGCCACCGCCCGCGAGGTGACCACGTCGACGCTTCCTAGCTGCTTGCGCACCGCTTTCTCCTCGGCGCGGCCGCGGATGACCGTGACGTTCTCGAGCCCGAGCTTGTCGACGACCTCACCCAAGAACACCGAGCGCTTGAGCAGGGGCTCGATGAGGGTGATCCTGAGGTCTGGGCGCGCCAGCGCAAGCGGGATGCCCGGCAACCCCGCGCCCGAGCCGATGTCCGCCACGCTCGCGCCGTCATCCATGGCCTCCCCGATGACCGCGCAGTTGAGGATGTGGCGATCCCACAGCTTGGGGATCTCACGCGGGCCCATGAACCCGCGGATGGAACCGTCGGTGGCGAGCAGCTGATGGTAGGCGATGGCCTTGTCGAGGTTCTCGCCGAAGATCTCCTCGGCGACGGCTGGCGGGGGTAGCAGCTCGTTGCCCTGGGCATCGACAGGTTTCACGTGAAACATCCTCACTTTTCCTTTGCGGGCGTTGGTACGTAGACAACTTAACACGCGCCCCCGACACGGCCGCCACCAGCACAAATCCGTGCGGGCACCGGCCGAAGGCACGACGTCGAAAAGCAGAAAGCCGCTAACACGCGGTGTGCTAGCGGCTGTGCAGAAATGCTATTTACTTCTTGCGCTTATTTCCCTTGCGCTTGGGGTTGTCTGGGCGCTGGCCCGGCTTCGGGGCGCTGGCGCGCTTGGCTTCCTTCTTGGCGGCGATCTCGGCCTCCTCCTCGGCGTCCATCTTGGCGAAGACGGCGCGCTGCTGGAAGAAGGTCCAGACGTTGTTGGAGACCATGTAGAACAGCAGGCCGATGTGCCACAGGGCACCGGTGAACAGGATGGTCAGCGGCATGAACCACAGCATCATCTTGTTCATCATGTCCGTCTGCATCTGCATCTGGTCGTTCGTGGCCGGCTTCTGCTTACCGGAGGCGATGCGCGACTTCTGGCGCTCGACCGACAGGCGGGCGTTCATGTGCGTCGCGATGACGATGATGAGGATGAGCGGCGCGGCCACCATGATGATGTTCGTGCGCGTGAAGTCGACCGGCTGGAAGGCGTTGTACATGC
This is a stretch of genomic DNA from Corynebacterium vitaeruminis DSM 20294. It encodes these proteins:
- the rsmG gene encoding 16S rRNA (guanine(527)-N(7))-methyltransferase RsmG; amino-acid sequence: MFHVKPVDAQGNELLPPPAVAEEIFGENLDKAIAYHQLLATDGSIRGFMGPREIPKLWDRHILNCAVIGEAMDDGASVADIGSGAGLPGIPLALARPDLRITLIEPLLKRSVFLGEVVDKLGLENVTVIRGRAEEKAVRKQLGSVDVVTSRAVAPLGKLAGWSLPLLSKGGKMIAMKGSSVNEELERDAEAIRRAGGGKAEIFSVGKQLPEPTTLIALTKVR